One part of the Quercus lobata isolate SW786 chromosome 7, ValleyOak3.0 Primary Assembly, whole genome shotgun sequence genome encodes these proteins:
- the LOC115953211 gene encoding GATA transcription factor 7-like: MDFCRNVSVSGEYQQEQVLSPPCSKLGDLSTSLDDLFSAQNTEVDVSLEWLSVFVEDCLSSTGNCLPTPTDVPTTHTNTSSKSSKPHQKLQQNATSLQNFVVPGKARSKRKRATTPKTIKPSSIWSHHPNPQHQTLINMASSDPPLLQQAYWLADSELILPKKEKSNILIRQGEQEETRKEEGEEEEEKGMMNKDRLGTLEGSIEQHQMPRRCTHCLAQRTPQWRAGPLGPKTLCNACGVRYKSGRLLPEYRPAKSPTFVSYLHSNSHKKVMEMRMALPSSIPSASGQ; this comes from the exons ATGGATTTTTGCCGGAATGTATCAGTTTCCGGTGAATACCAGCAAGAGCAGGTCCTTTCCCCTCCTTGCTCCAAGCTTGGTGACCTCTCTACTAGTCTTGACGACCTCTTCTCTGCTCAGAACACG GAAGTGGATGTTAGCTTAGAATGGCTGTCAGTATTTGTGGAAGACTGTCTATCTAGCACAGGAAACTGCCTCCCAACACCCACTGATGTTCCAACCACACATACAAATACAAGTTCAAAATCCTCAAAACCCCATCAAAAACTCCAACAGAACGCAACTTCCCTACAAAATTTTGTTGTGCCAGGCAAGGCCAGAAGCAAAAGGAAAAGAGCCACAACACCCAAAACCATTAAGCCTTCAAGCATTTGGTCACACCACCCAAACCCACAACACCAGACCCTCATCAACATGGCTAGCTCAGACCCTCCCTTACTCCAACAGGCCTATTGGTTGGCTGACAGTGAACttattttacccaaaaaggAGAAAAGCAACATACTAATTAGACAAGGTGAGCaagaagaaacaagaaaagaggaaggagaggaggaggaagagaaggGGATGATGAACAAGGACAGGTTAGGGACCTTGGAGGGTAGCATTGAGCAGCATCAAATGCCAAGGAGGTGCACCCATTGCTTAGCACAAAGGACCCCACAGTGGAGGGCTGGACCATTGGGTCCAAAGACTCTATGCAATGCATGTGGGGTAAGGTACAAGTCTGGTAGGTTGCTGCCAGAGTATAGGCCAGCAAAGAGTCCTACTTTTGTGAGCTATTTGCATTCCAACTCTCACAAGAAAGTCATGGAGATGAGAATGGCTCTTCCATCTTCCATTCCTAGTGCTAGTGGCCAGTGA